One stretch of Mus pahari chromosome 5, PAHARI_EIJ_v1.1, whole genome shotgun sequence DNA includes these proteins:
- the Kctd3 gene encoding BTB/POZ domain-containing protein KCTD3 isoform X2: MAGGHCGSFAASAASSGEIVQLNVGGTRFSTSRQTLMWIPDSFFSSLLSGRISTLRDETGAIFIDRDPAAFAPILNFLRTKELDLRGVSINVLRHEAEFYGITPLVRRLLLCEELERSSCGSVLFHGYLPPPGIPSRKVTNTARSSVDARNGLNSVEGEARGSGTQPVLAANGEDTIRLGVPVDPRKVLIVAGHHNWIVAAYAHFAVCYRIKESSGWQQVFTSPYLDWTIERVALNAKVVGGPHGDKDKMVAVASESSIILWSVQDGGSGSEIGVFSLGVPVDALFFIGNQLVATSHTGKVGVWNAVTQHWQVQDVVPITSYDTAGSFLLLGCNNGSIYYIDMQKFPLRMKDNDLLVTELYHDPSNDAITALSVYLTPKTSVSGNWIEIAYGTSSGAVRVIVQHPETVGSGPQLFQTFTVHRSPVTKIMLSEKHLVSVCADNNHVRTWTVTRFRGMISTQPGSTPLASFKILSLEETESHGSYSSGNDIGPFGERDDQQVFIQKVVPITNKLFVRLSSTGKRICEIQAVDCTTISSFTVRECEGSSRMGSRPRRYLFTGHTNGSIQMWDLTTAMDMVNKTEDKGGPTEEELLKLLDQCDLSTSRCATPNISPATSVLQHSRLRESSSSLQLQHHETIHEAATYGATRPYRESPLLARARRTESFHSYRDFQTLNLNRGIERPVPENGHMGPAQAEVKGAAGECAVSERRSPGTEVRCGRESDGGLEVHRIAEGLSEPKKRSAEDENEHKVEFRKKGFEAGGFLGRKKVPYLASSPSTSDGGTDSPGTASPSPTKTTPSPRHKKSDSSGQEYSL; the protein is encoded by the exons ATTCAGTACCTCAAGACAGACGCTTATGTGGattccagattcttttttttccag TTTGCTGAGTGGAAGAATTTCAACACTTCGAGATGAAACCGGTGCT ATATTTATTGATAGGGACCCGGCAGCATTCGCccccattttaaattttcttcggACAAAAGAACTCGACTTAAG GGGAGTCAGCATCAATGTTCTCAGACACGAGGCAGAATTTTATGGGATCACTCCACTAG TGCGGAGGCTGCTGCTGtgtgaggagctggagaggtcaTCCTGCGGCAGCGTCCTGTTCCACGGCTACTTGCCCCCGCCAG GCATTCCCAGTCGTAAAGTAACTAACACAGCTAGGTCCTCTGTGGACGCTAGGAATGGACTGAATTCTGTGGAAGGCGAAGCCCGGGGAAGCGGGACGCAGCCTGTGCTTGCTGCAAATGGAGAAGACACTATTCGGCTGG GAGTTCCAGTGGACCCAAGAAAGGTGCTAATAGTTGCTGGCCACCACAACTGGATTGTAGCTGCTTATGCGCATTTCGCTGTGTGTTACAG AATCAAAGAGTCCTCAGGGTGGCAGCAGGTGTTTACAAGCCCATACCTGGACTGGACCATTGAACGGGTGGCTTTAAATGCAAAGGTGGTCGGAGGTCCTCATGGAGACAAGGACAAAATGGTGGCTGTCGCCTCAGAGAGCAGCATCATCCTGTGGAGTGTTCAGGATGGAGGAAGTGGAAGTGAAATTG GTGTGTTCAGCCTCGGTGTTCCTGTAGACGCTCTCTTCTTCATCGGGAACCAGCTGGTGGCCACGAGTCACACGGGGAAAGTGGGCGTGTGGAATGCTGTCACGCAGCACTGGCAG GTGCAGGATGTTGTCCCGATAACCAGCTACGACACTGcaggctccttcctcctcctgggatGCAACAACGGATCAATATATTACATAG ACATGCAGAAGTTCCCATTGCGGATGAAGGATAACGACCTTCTTGTCACTGAGCTCTATCACGACCCTTCCAATGATGCCATCACCGCACTGAGTGTTTACCTCACCCCCAAAACAA GTGTCAGCGGAAACTGGATTGAGATTGCCTACGGTACGAGCTCTGGAGCTGTGCGAGTGATTGTGCAGCATCCGGAGACTGTCGGCTCAGGGCCTCAGCTCTTCCAGACATTCACCGTTCACCGGAGCCCTGTGACCAAGATCATGCTGTCAGAGAAGCACCTGGTATCAG TGTGTGCTGACAACAACCACGTCCGCACCTGGACGGTGACTCGATTCAGAGGGATGATCTCTACGCAGCCAGGCTCCACGCCTTTAGCGTCCTTCAAGATCCTGTCCTTGGAGGAGACAGAGAGCCACGGCAGCTACTCGTCTGGAAATGACATCG GGCCTTTTGGGGAACGAGATGATCAACAAGTGTTTATCCAGAAAGTTGTTCCTATCACCAACAAGCTGTTTGTCAGGCTGTCATCGACAGGAAAAAG AATATGTGAGATCCAGGCTGTAGACTGCACTACAATCTCCTCGTTCACTGTGAGAGAGTGCGAGGGCTCCAGCAGGATGGGCTCCCGGCCACGGCGCTACCTGTTCACTGGTCACACCAATGGCAGCATCCAAATGTGGGACCTGACCACAGCCATGGATATGGTCAACAAGACTGAGGACAAGG GTGGACCCACTGAGGAGGAGCTGCTCAAGCTACTAGACCAGTGTGATCTGAGCACGTCTCGCTGCGCCACTCCCAACATCAGCCCTGCCACCTCCGTACTGCAGCACAGCCGCCTTCGAGAGTCCAGCTCCAG CCTTCAGCTCCAGCACCACGAAACCATCCATGAAGCAGCAACCTATGGTGCCACACGGCCTTACCGAGAGAGCCCTTTGTTAGCCAGAGCAAGGAGGACTGAGAGTTTCCACAGCTACAGGGACTTCCAGACTCTTAATCTCAACAGAGGCATAGAGAGACCTGTCCCTGAAAATGGTCACATGGGCCCAGCCCAGGCTGAGGTGAAAGGGGCAGCAGGGGAGTGCGCTGTGTCTGAGAGGAGGTCCCCTGGCACAGAGGTAAGATGTGGGAGAGAGTCAGATGGGGGACTGGAGGTACATAGAATAGCAGAGGGTTTGTCAGAGCCCAAGAAAAGGTCAGCAGAGGATGAAAATGAACATAAAGTGGAGTTCCGGAAGAAAGGatttgaagcaggaggattccttggaagaaagaaagttcCCTATCTGGCATCCTCACCAAGTACCTCTGATGGAGGGACCGATTCCCCTGGTACAGCATCCCCATCTCCAACCAAGACCACTCCATCACCTCGGCACAAAAAGAGCGATTCCTCTGGCCAAGAGTACAGCTTGTGA
- the Kctd3 gene encoding BTB/POZ domain-containing protein KCTD3 isoform X3 → MAGGHCGSFAASAASSGEIVQLNVGGTRFSTSRQTLMWIPDSFFSSLLSGRISTLRDETGAIFIDRDPAAFAPILNFLRTKELDLRGVSINVLRHEAEFYGITPLVRRLLLCEELERSSCGSVLFHGYLPPPGIPSRKVTNTARSSVDARNGLNSVEGEARGSGTQPVLAANGEDTIRLGVPVDPRKVLIVAGHHNWIVAAYAHFAVCYRCVQPRCSCRRSLLHREPAGGHESHGESGRVECCHAALADMQKFPLRMKDNDLLVTELYHDPSNDAITALSVYLTPKTSVSGNWIEIAYGTSSGAVRVIVQHPETVGSGPQLFQTFTVHRSPVTKIMLSEKHLVSVCADNNHVRTWTVTRFRGMISTQPGSTPLASFKILSLEETESHGSYSSGNDIGPFGERDDQQVFIQKVVPITNKLFVRLSSTGKRICEIQAVDCTTISSFTVRECEGSSRMGSRPRRYLFTGHTNGSIQMWDLTTAMDMVNKTEDKDAGGPTEEELLKLLDQCDLSTSRCATPNISPATSVLQHSRLRESSSSLQLQHHETIHEAATYGATRPYRESPLLARARRTESFHSYRDFQTLNLNRGIERPVPENGHMGPAQAEVKGAAGECAVSERRSPGTEVRCGRESDGGLEVHRIAEGLSEPKKRSAEDENEHKVEFRKKGFEAGGFLGRKKVPYLASSPSTSDGGTDSPGTASPSPTKTTPSPRHKKSDSSGQEYSL, encoded by the exons ATTCAGTACCTCAAGACAGACGCTTATGTGGattccagattcttttttttccag TTTGCTGAGTGGAAGAATTTCAACACTTCGAGATGAAACCGGTGCT ATATTTATTGATAGGGACCCGGCAGCATTCGCccccattttaaattttcttcggACAAAAGAACTCGACTTAAG GGGAGTCAGCATCAATGTTCTCAGACACGAGGCAGAATTTTATGGGATCACTCCACTAG TGCGGAGGCTGCTGCTGtgtgaggagctggagaggtcaTCCTGCGGCAGCGTCCTGTTCCACGGCTACTTGCCCCCGCCAG GCATTCCCAGTCGTAAAGTAACTAACACAGCTAGGTCCTCTGTGGACGCTAGGAATGGACTGAATTCTGTGGAAGGCGAAGCCCGGGGAAGCGGGACGCAGCCTGTGCTTGCTGCAAATGGAGAAGACACTATTCGGCTGG GAGTTCCAGTGGACCCAAGAAAGGTGCTAATAGTTGCTGGCCACCACAACTGGATTGTAGCTGCTTATGCGCATTTCGCTGTGTGTTACAG GTGTGTTCAGCCTCGGTGTTCCTGTAGACGCTCTCTTCTTCATCGGGAACCAGCTGGTGGCCACGAGTCACACGGGGAAAGTGGGCGTGTGGAATGCTGTCACGCAGCACTGGCAG ACATGCAGAAGTTCCCATTGCGGATGAAGGATAACGACCTTCTTGTCACTGAGCTCTATCACGACCCTTCCAATGATGCCATCACCGCACTGAGTGTTTACCTCACCCCCAAAACAA GTGTCAGCGGAAACTGGATTGAGATTGCCTACGGTACGAGCTCTGGAGCTGTGCGAGTGATTGTGCAGCATCCGGAGACTGTCGGCTCAGGGCCTCAGCTCTTCCAGACATTCACCGTTCACCGGAGCCCTGTGACCAAGATCATGCTGTCAGAGAAGCACCTGGTATCAG TGTGTGCTGACAACAACCACGTCCGCACCTGGACGGTGACTCGATTCAGAGGGATGATCTCTACGCAGCCAGGCTCCACGCCTTTAGCGTCCTTCAAGATCCTGTCCTTGGAGGAGACAGAGAGCCACGGCAGCTACTCGTCTGGAAATGACATCG GGCCTTTTGGGGAACGAGATGATCAACAAGTGTTTATCCAGAAAGTTGTTCCTATCACCAACAAGCTGTTTGTCAGGCTGTCATCGACAGGAAAAAG AATATGTGAGATCCAGGCTGTAGACTGCACTACAATCTCCTCGTTCACTGTGAGAGAGTGCGAGGGCTCCAGCAGGATGGGCTCCCGGCCACGGCGCTACCTGTTCACTGGTCACACCAATGGCAGCATCCAAATGTGGGACCTGACCACAGCCATGGATATGGTCAACAAGACTGAGGACAAGG ATGCAGGTGGACCCACTGAGGAGGAGCTGCTCAAGCTACTAGACCAGTGTGATCTGAGCACGTCTCGCTGCGCCACTCCCAACATCAGCCCTGCCACCTCCGTACTGCAGCACAGCCGCCTTCGAGAGTCCAGCTCCAG CCTTCAGCTCCAGCACCACGAAACCATCCATGAAGCAGCAACCTATGGTGCCACACGGCCTTACCGAGAGAGCCCTTTGTTAGCCAGAGCAAGGAGGACTGAGAGTTTCCACAGCTACAGGGACTTCCAGACTCTTAATCTCAACAGAGGCATAGAGAGACCTGTCCCTGAAAATGGTCACATGGGCCCAGCCCAGGCTGAGGTGAAAGGGGCAGCAGGGGAGTGCGCTGTGTCTGAGAGGAGGTCCCCTGGCACAGAGGTAAGATGTGGGAGAGAGTCAGATGGGGGACTGGAGGTACATAGAATAGCAGAGGGTTTGTCAGAGCCCAAGAAAAGGTCAGCAGAGGATGAAAATGAACATAAAGTGGAGTTCCGGAAGAAAGGatttgaagcaggaggattccttggaagaaagaaagttcCCTATCTGGCATCCTCACCAAGTACCTCTGATGGAGGGACCGATTCCCCTGGTACAGCATCCCCATCTCCAACCAAGACCACTCCATCACCTCGGCACAAAAAGAGCGATTCCTCTGGCCAAGAGTACAGCTTGTGA
- the Kctd3 gene encoding BTB/POZ domain-containing protein KCTD3 isoform X1 gives MAGGHCGSFAASAASSGEIVQLNVGGTRFSTSRQTLMWIPDSFFSSLLSGRISTLRDETGAIFIDRDPAAFAPILNFLRTKELDLRGVSINVLRHEAEFYGITPLVRRLLLCEELERSSCGSVLFHGYLPPPGIPSRKVTNTARSSVDARNGLNSVEGEARGSGTQPVLAANGEDTIRLGVPVDPRKVLIVAGHHNWIVAAYAHFAVCYRIKESSGWQQVFTSPYLDWTIERVALNAKVVGGPHGDKDKMVAVASESSIILWSVQDGGSGSEIGVFSLGVPVDALFFIGNQLVATSHTGKVGVWNAVTQHWQVQDVVPITSYDTAGSFLLLGCNNGSIYYIDMQKFPLRMKDNDLLVTELYHDPSNDAITALSVYLTPKTSVSGNWIEIAYGTSSGAVRVIVQHPETVGSGPQLFQTFTVHRSPVTKIMLSEKHLVSVCADNNHVRTWTVTRFRGMISTQPGSTPLASFKILSLEETESHGSYSSGNDIGPFGERDDQQVFIQKVVPITNKLFVRLSSTGKRICEIQAVDCTTISSFTVRECEGSSRMGSRPRRYLFTGHTNGSIQMWDLTTAMDMVNKTEDKDAGGPTEEELLKLLDQCDLSTSRCATPNISPATSVLQHSRLRESSSSLQLQHHETIHEAATYGATRPYRESPLLARARRTESFHSYRDFQTLNLNRGIERPVPENGHMGPAQAEVKGAAGECAVSERRSPGTEVRCGRESDGGLEVHRIAEGLSEPKKRSAEDENEHKVEFRKKGFEAGGFLGRKKVPYLASSPSTSDGGTDSPGTASPSPTKTTPSPRHKKSDSSGQEYSL, from the exons ATTCAGTACCTCAAGACAGACGCTTATGTGGattccagattcttttttttccag TTTGCTGAGTGGAAGAATTTCAACACTTCGAGATGAAACCGGTGCT ATATTTATTGATAGGGACCCGGCAGCATTCGCccccattttaaattttcttcggACAAAAGAACTCGACTTAAG GGGAGTCAGCATCAATGTTCTCAGACACGAGGCAGAATTTTATGGGATCACTCCACTAG TGCGGAGGCTGCTGCTGtgtgaggagctggagaggtcaTCCTGCGGCAGCGTCCTGTTCCACGGCTACTTGCCCCCGCCAG GCATTCCCAGTCGTAAAGTAACTAACACAGCTAGGTCCTCTGTGGACGCTAGGAATGGACTGAATTCTGTGGAAGGCGAAGCCCGGGGAAGCGGGACGCAGCCTGTGCTTGCTGCAAATGGAGAAGACACTATTCGGCTGG GAGTTCCAGTGGACCCAAGAAAGGTGCTAATAGTTGCTGGCCACCACAACTGGATTGTAGCTGCTTATGCGCATTTCGCTGTGTGTTACAG AATCAAAGAGTCCTCAGGGTGGCAGCAGGTGTTTACAAGCCCATACCTGGACTGGACCATTGAACGGGTGGCTTTAAATGCAAAGGTGGTCGGAGGTCCTCATGGAGACAAGGACAAAATGGTGGCTGTCGCCTCAGAGAGCAGCATCATCCTGTGGAGTGTTCAGGATGGAGGAAGTGGAAGTGAAATTG GTGTGTTCAGCCTCGGTGTTCCTGTAGACGCTCTCTTCTTCATCGGGAACCAGCTGGTGGCCACGAGTCACACGGGGAAAGTGGGCGTGTGGAATGCTGTCACGCAGCACTGGCAG GTGCAGGATGTTGTCCCGATAACCAGCTACGACACTGcaggctccttcctcctcctgggatGCAACAACGGATCAATATATTACATAG ACATGCAGAAGTTCCCATTGCGGATGAAGGATAACGACCTTCTTGTCACTGAGCTCTATCACGACCCTTCCAATGATGCCATCACCGCACTGAGTGTTTACCTCACCCCCAAAACAA GTGTCAGCGGAAACTGGATTGAGATTGCCTACGGTACGAGCTCTGGAGCTGTGCGAGTGATTGTGCAGCATCCGGAGACTGTCGGCTCAGGGCCTCAGCTCTTCCAGACATTCACCGTTCACCGGAGCCCTGTGACCAAGATCATGCTGTCAGAGAAGCACCTGGTATCAG TGTGTGCTGACAACAACCACGTCCGCACCTGGACGGTGACTCGATTCAGAGGGATGATCTCTACGCAGCCAGGCTCCACGCCTTTAGCGTCCTTCAAGATCCTGTCCTTGGAGGAGACAGAGAGCCACGGCAGCTACTCGTCTGGAAATGACATCG GGCCTTTTGGGGAACGAGATGATCAACAAGTGTTTATCCAGAAAGTTGTTCCTATCACCAACAAGCTGTTTGTCAGGCTGTCATCGACAGGAAAAAG AATATGTGAGATCCAGGCTGTAGACTGCACTACAATCTCCTCGTTCACTGTGAGAGAGTGCGAGGGCTCCAGCAGGATGGGCTCCCGGCCACGGCGCTACCTGTTCACTGGTCACACCAATGGCAGCATCCAAATGTGGGACCTGACCACAGCCATGGATATGGTCAACAAGACTGAGGACAAGG ATGCAGGTGGACCCACTGAGGAGGAGCTGCTCAAGCTACTAGACCAGTGTGATCTGAGCACGTCTCGCTGCGCCACTCCCAACATCAGCCCTGCCACCTCCGTACTGCAGCACAGCCGCCTTCGAGAGTCCAGCTCCAG CCTTCAGCTCCAGCACCACGAAACCATCCATGAAGCAGCAACCTATGGTGCCACACGGCCTTACCGAGAGAGCCCTTTGTTAGCCAGAGCAAGGAGGACTGAGAGTTTCCACAGCTACAGGGACTTCCAGACTCTTAATCTCAACAGAGGCATAGAGAGACCTGTCCCTGAAAATGGTCACATGGGCCCAGCCCAGGCTGAGGTGAAAGGGGCAGCAGGGGAGTGCGCTGTGTCTGAGAGGAGGTCCCCTGGCACAGAGGTAAGATGTGGGAGAGAGTCAGATGGGGGACTGGAGGTACATAGAATAGCAGAGGGTTTGTCAGAGCCCAAGAAAAGGTCAGCAGAGGATGAAAATGAACATAAAGTGGAGTTCCGGAAGAAAGGatttgaagcaggaggattccttggaagaaagaaagttcCCTATCTGGCATCCTCACCAAGTACCTCTGATGGAGGGACCGATTCCCCTGGTACAGCATCCCCATCTCCAACCAAGACCACTCCATCACCTCGGCACAAAAAGAGCGATTCCTCTGGCCAAGAGTACAGCTTGTGA